The following proteins are encoded in a genomic region of Desertibacillus haloalkaliphilus:
- the comGC gene encoding competence type IV pilus major pilin ComGC — protein sequence MKKLKEQAAFTMIEMMIVLMIISILLLVAVPNMTKNNSVASSKGCEATIDLLQSQVGAYKIEENAELTDLTLLEDEKYVQRVECPDGTELELDDGIVVIKNDENPPEVDGSNDDSE from the coding sequence ATGAAAAAATTAAAAGAACAAGCTGCTTTTACGATGATTGAGATGATGATTGTCTTGATGATTATTTCGATTTTGTTATTAGTTGCTGTGCCCAACATGACTAAAAATAATTCTGTAGCTAGTTCAAAAGGGTGTGAAGCAACGATTGATTTGTTACAGTCTCAAGTTGGTGCATATAAGATTGAAGAAAATGCGGAGTTAACAGATTTAACTCTATTAGAGGATGAAAAGTATGTTCAACGAGTGGAATGTCCGGATGGTACGGAACTCGAGTTGGATGATGGAATCGTCGTAATAAAGAATGATGAAAATCCTCCTGAAGTTGACGGTTCAAATGACGACAGCGAGTAA
- the comGD gene encoding competence type IV pilus minor pilin ComGD — protein sequence MTTASKGYTLVEMMIVLMILGIITSVTLVSFQPLASAKKAEQFLQQLESDIHYLQQLALSTGTSATIRFHFASNSYELRQYTEPVVRRDYDQSIIIDPGISTSEITYLPTGNIRNPRTIHIYIDNHVYRMVFLLGKGRFYIEQVS from the coding sequence ATGACGACAGCGAGTAAAGGATATACACTAGTCGAGATGATGATCGTATTAATGATTCTCGGAATTATCACTAGTGTTACACTGGTCTCCTTTCAACCTCTTGCTAGTGCAAAAAAAGCTGAGCAATTCCTCCAACAATTAGAAAGTGATATTCATTACCTCCAACAATTGGCTTTAAGTACAGGTACATCTGCAACGATACGATTTCATTTCGCTTCAAACTCCTATGAACTTCGTCAATACACTGAACCAGTGGTTAGGCGTGATTATGATCAATCGATTATTATCGATCCCGGAATATCAACGTCAGAAATCACCTACTTACCGACTGGAAATATCAGAAATCCCCGAACAATTCATATCTATATCGATAATCACGTGTACAGAATGGTGTTTTTATTAGGCAAGGGGAGGTTTTACATTGAACAAGTGTCATAA
- the comGE gene encoding competence type IV pilus minor pilin ComGE, producing the protein MNKCHKGFSLIEVMVALSILAVLAMTIVPTLTIVYGERVTIREQQQALSLIDDRLQIWLYDRYNSVNAEEVDVNGTLYDLQSKTIAHETLQVCVTWHGSNNRSYERCGYAKK; encoded by the coding sequence TTGAACAAGTGTCATAAAGGCTTCTCTCTGATTGAGGTTATGGTCGCATTATCAATTTTAGCTGTCTTAGCGATGACGATCGTTCCAACATTGACAATTGTTTATGGAGAGAGAGTGACGATTAGAGAGCAACAACAAGCCTTGTCATTGATTGATGATAGACTGCAGATCTGGTTATATGATCGATACAATTCAGTAAATGCAGAAGAAGTGGATGTAAATGGTACTTTATATGATCTCCAATCTAAAACGATTGCTCATGAAACATTACAAGTATGTGTGACTTGGCATGGCAGTAACAATCGCTCTTATGAAAGGTGTGGATATGCAAAAAAATGA
- a CDS encoding ComGF family competence protein, giving the protein MKEGGFTLIETIISFTIFVMIASLFPLIVQVIDTNKPDSLSLVEGTLTLNQLAMEVREARDIRVVDHQLILELADGKEVSFKQRGERIRRQVNTLGNDIIARKIKDVNFQLVHHGVVITLIDLDDNVFQRRMSMGYDRTATR; this is encoded by the coding sequence ATGAAGGAAGGTGGATTTACACTCATTGAGACCATTATATCATTTACAATTTTTGTGATGATTGCTTCCTTGTTTCCGCTGATTGTCCAAGTCATTGATACGAATAAACCTGACTCATTATCATTAGTAGAAGGCACACTGACATTAAATCAGCTGGCGATGGAGGTTAGGGAAGCAAGGGATATTCGTGTCGTTGACCATCAACTAATATTAGAACTAGCTGATGGGAAAGAGGTTTCTTTCAAGCAACGGGGTGAGCGGATTCGTCGTCAAGTGAATACATTAGGCAATGACATTATTGCCCGTAAGATAAAGGATGTCAATTTTCAGCTTGTACACCATGGTGTAGTAATTACTTTAATTGATTTGGATGATAATGTTTTTCAACGAAGGATGTCGATGGGATATGACCGGACGGCGACGAGATAA
- the comGG gene encoding competence type IV pilus minor pilin ComGG has product MTGRRRDKPTICKQKGFIMPLTMVLTFIVSGVLLHQLQQYLNEKQFFYEQEQIYIIEQLAQMGAHDLDDVLREDTVDTNGQFHYEIGTASYWIQEQLDDTLYVRLTLETIEGRKRLVRLYYDLETLTMKAWWEVN; this is encoded by the coding sequence ATGACCGGACGGCGACGAGATAAGCCAACGATTTGTAAACAAAAAGGATTTATTATGCCACTTACGATGGTGTTAACGTTTATCGTAAGCGGTGTGCTCCTGCATCAATTGCAACAATATTTAAATGAAAAACAATTTTTTTATGAACAAGAACAAATTTATATAATTGAACAACTTGCACAGATGGGGGCTCATGACCTTGATGATGTGTTAAGGGAAGATACTGTTGATACAAATGGTCAATTTCATTACGAAATTGGTACAGCGTCGTATTGGATTCAGGAGCAACTAGATGATACATTATATGTAAGGTTGACGCTTGAAACGATTGAAGGAAGAAAGCGTCTAGTAAGATTGTATTATGACTTAGAAACATTAACAATGAAAGCATGGTGGGAGGTAAATTAG
- a CDS encoding shikimate kinase, which produces MAIIYLTGFMGAGKTTVGQQLAEFLSFEVVDTDQYIENKLGQTIPDIFAKEGEQAFRTYETEALNEITGESLIVTTGGGIIQKKENRDIMKKKGVIIYLHCELEEIFNRLEGDESRPLLKGKNKEQVATLFADRLPHYEDANHVVDTTNQSLEDIVYTIKKKVE; this is translated from the coding sequence ATGGCAATTATTTATTTAACAGGATTTATGGGAGCAGGGAAAACAACGGTTGGTCAACAATTAGCTGAATTTCTAAGCTTTGAGGTTGTTGATACGGATCAGTATATTGAGAATAAGTTGGGTCAAACGATTCCAGACATTTTTGCAAAAGAAGGAGAACAAGCATTTCGCACGTATGAAACTGAGGCTTTAAATGAGATCACTGGTGAAAGTCTTATTGTGACAACAGGTGGGGGCATTATTCAAAAAAAAGAAAATCGCGACATTATGAAAAAGAAAGGTGTAATTATTTACTTGCATTGTGAACTTGAAGAAATTTTTAACAGGCTTGAGGGCGACGAGTCTAGACCGCTTTTGAAAGGAAAAAATAAAGAACAAGTAGCTACTTTGTTTGCTGACAGGCTCCCTCATTATGAAGATGCCAATCATGTCGTTGATACGACGAATCAATCATTAGAAGATATTGTATACACGATTAAAAAGAAGGTTGAATAA
- a CDS encoding YqzE family protein has translation MSLNDYVKFLTEQFVTYVDRPKEEQRAKKEELKAMKLPFHYHWFGLLPLSISIFIKKFKSSKKQRSKKTFL, from the coding sequence ATGTCACTCAATGATTATGTAAAATTTTTGACGGAGCAATTCGTTACGTATGTCGATCGTCCTAAGGAAGAACAACGTGCCAAAAAAGAAGAGTTAAAAGCGATGAAGTTACCATTTCATTATCATTGGTTTGGTTTGTTACCTTTATCCATCTCAATATTTATCAAAAAATTTAAAAGTAGTAAAAAACAACGCTCAAAGAAAACCTTTCTTTGA